The sequence below is a genomic window from Halosolutus gelatinilyticus.
ATCGTCTCGAACAGGTCGAGCGTCCACGTCGGGGGCGCTTCGTCCTCGTCGAGTGCGGCGTCGACGCGCTCGGACAGGACGTGGTGGACGACCCACTGCTCTTCTCTGGAGAGCGTGACTTCGTGCGTCTCGGTTTCCGGGGGTGTGGAACTCATTTCGTCACACGGACCGATTTCGACGGCCCTCATCCGACGCTACGAAGGGGGGCCTCATAAACCTTGTCACGAGTTATCACAGTGCGGTGCGGGTGACAGTTTTGATGGGCGATGCGTCGATCGACTCGACTCGCCGATCGCGTCTCGATTCGCCCCAAACCGACGGACGATCGCGTCTCAGCCGGATCGGACGTCCCGGCGCATCGCGATCTCGAACCACGGGCACAGGCGGAGCTGGCGGTACCACTCGGGGTTCTCGTGCAGGCGCTCGTAGGGCACCCACAGCAGCCCGGCGACCTCCTCCTCGTCGGGATCGAGTGACGCGTCCGAGAGCGTCAGTTTGAGGACCGCACAGACCTCGTGTTCGACGCCCGCGTTCTCGAAGTAGCGCTTGTACTCGAAGCGATCGGTCAGCCGCAGGTCGTCGTACTGGTCGGGGGTGACGCCGAGTTCCTCCTCGAGTCGCTCGCGGGTCGCGTCCTCCTGGCTCTGTCCTTCGACCGGGTGGGAGGCGACGGTGCCGTCCCAGTAGGAGCCCCAGAGGCGTTTTCCGGGCGCTCGCTGCGCGAGGAGGATGTTGTCGCTCTCGTCGAAGACGAGCGAGGTGAACGCCCGGTGGCGGATGCCGTCGCCCGTGTGGGCTTCGAGCCGGTTGACGACGTCGAGTTCGTTGTCGTCCTCGTCGACCGCGATAACGTCCTGTGCTGCGTTCCTGTGCGGCAGTTCGTCGTCCTGGCTGCTCATACCACCACAATCGGAGAGGCTCTTGAAACCAGTATCGTCTTGGCCGCCGACGGGTCGAAACCGGTCGGTAGCGGACGTCCGGGGACCGAATCACCGGTCGGCGGCTCGAAACAGCGCCCGATCGTCGGGATCCGGCCGATAGTCGGCACCGACCGCGATCTCCAGCGCGTTCGGAACCGTCTCGAGGGTCAGCGTTTCCGCTTCGAGCATCTCCCCGTCGAGGCTGTACTCGACGGCCTCGCGGAAGCTGTCGACGGTGAGCGCGGGGGTTCGCCGGCGAACGATGGCCTCTCCCTCCTGATCGAACAGCCTGTCGAGAGCCGCCTCCCGCAACAGGTCGATCGCGGAGGCATCCTCGACGATGGTGACCTCGAAGCGACCGTCCTCGACGTTCGCCTGGGCGGTCCGCGACCCCGAGAACCGTCGGCAGTTCCCGACGAGGACGAACAGCGCCTTGCCCTCCCACGCGGAGTTTACCTCCCCGTTCGACTCCACGGTCATCACCCGCAGCCGCGGCGATTCGAACGAGGTGACCGTCTCGAGCGTGTTCATCACGTACGCGAGGACGCCGTACTCGCGTTTCCTGTCGGAGGCCGTCCGGCCGCTCGCCTCGGCGGTCACGCCGCCGATGCAGGAGTTGACGAAGGCGCGATCGTTCGCGATCCCGAGGTCGATCCGTCTCCGTCGGCCGTCTTCGATCACTCGGAACCCGTGTTCGACGCCCTCGATGCCGACGTTCGCCGCGAAGTTGTTGCCCGTCCCCGCGGGAACGACGGCGACGGTCGTCGTCTCCAGTTCGTCCGCGGCCCGAACGCCGTTGACGACCTCGTTTACGGTGCCGTCACCGCCGACCGCACCGACGAGGTCGGCCTCGGGTGCGGCCTCGCGCGCCAGCCGCTTCGCGTCGCCGGCTTCCGCCGTCGTTCGAACGTCGAAGCCGCGATCGGCCGCCAGTTCGATCACCCCGTCGGCGTGATCTTCGCTCCCGCTTACGGGATTGAGGACGAGGACGCGTTCGTCTTCGCCGTCGGATGGCATGCGGCGGGATACGCCGGCCCCACGCAAAAGGACCTGCCCGGCGTATGCTTCGCCGTGTACGCGATCGACCTGCACACGCACACGCGATTCTTCCACGGTCACCGCGAGCTCGGGGATCGGTTCGACCCGATCGGCGTTCGCGCGCTCGCGTGGGCGGCCGATCGACGGGGCCTCGACGGGTTCGCGACGACCAACCACGATTACCTCACGCGGTTCGAGCCGGGCGCCGACGTCGCCATCCTGCCGGGGATCGAGATCACGACCGATCGGGGACACGTCCTCGTCGTCGGGCCCGATCCGCCCGAGGCGACGAAACCGGGCGCGCTCTCGCCGGCGGAGGCGGTCGCGCTCGCTCACGACCGCGACTGCGCCGCGATCGTCGCCCACCCGTTTCGCAACAGCACGGTTCGGGAACTCGAGGACGTTCCGTTCGACGCGATCGAGGTCAACGGCAAACACCCGCGATCGCGCCCGCTGGTCGAGAAGTTAGCGCGGAGACGGGATCTGCCGCTGGTCGGCGGGAGCGACGCCCACTACCCGTTCGAGGTGGGACGAGCGTACACCGTCGTCGACGCGGATCGGCTCGCACCGTCGGCGATCGTCGACGCTATCCGCGACGGTCGGGTCAGCGCCCGCGTCTCGTGGACGTCGTTCGATCGGCTCCTGCGCAAGGGCTATCGAACTATCCACCGGCGCAAGAAGGTGATCGACGCGATCGAGACGCCGACACCCGGCGTGGGGGTGCCACCCGGCGAAAACGAAGCGGGTGGAGACGGGTGAAAACGAAGATTCTGCGTCGTATTATGGGCGTGGCATCGATTCGATCTCTCGAATCCGCGCCGTCTTCTCGACCGCTTGATACTGGCGCTTCCACGCCTCTTCAGGAAACAGTCCGTTGCGATCGAACAGCTCGCGCGCGTCTTCGGTGAGTTCGTAGAACTTGTAAGGGTAGTCCCGAAGCCGGTTCCCCGTCTCGAACTCGCGTTCGCGGACGACGCCGACGCTCTCCAACGTTCGAAGGTGTCGACGGATGGCGTCGTCGCTGAGGGGTGGATTCATGTAGTCCAGTTCCTCGACGCTGGGCATCCCCTTCGGGTGACCGACGACGTCCGCGAGAATGTCGGCTCGCTTCTTGTCGGTCGCCTTCTGGAGCGCCCGCCACGCGTCGAATCCCGCGGTTCCCTCCCGGCCCGGATCGGCCGTCTCGGGTATCATGTGTCACACTTGGAGAGCCACCACCATAAACACTCGCATCTAAATGCGGGTGATTCTGCAACTAATCCCACAACTAATTTGACTGAGAACGAACGGTTGATAATGCTACCGGTCACTTGACCGAACGATGAACACGGACGGCGGTCCCGGGCCCGAGGGGCGGGACCAGTTCGAGGACCGCGAGGAGGCCGAGGCGCCGGGAGCAGAGGAGATCTTGACCGAGATCGAGTCCGTCAACCTCTCTCCGAGCGAACACCAGCGGGTCAAGGATCTCGTCAACGGCGAAGAGATGAACCGAATCAAGGGCTACGATCGGCGGTATCTGGTTGCGGGAGCGGGCGGCGAGACCGGCGCTGCGACGCGTCGGAAAACGGTCTGTGACCTGCTCGACGAGCGCACCGATCCGCCGTCGGTCGCCTTTCGACTGGAGGACTTCGGCCTCACGCCCGAGGATATCAGGCTCTGGCACCGCGTTTTCGACATCTGCTGCGGCCGAGCGACGCACATCGTCGCCGTGCTCGAAGACTTCGACGGCGGCTACGTCTGGGAGCTGGGGCTGTTATTCGCCCCGTCGTACCGCGACCGCGTGTGGGTGTTGAAACGGCGATACCCGGACGAAGAGACCGAACGCGAGCGGTACGACAACGGAATGGCGGCATCGCACGTCAAACTCCTCCTGACCGGCGATCGCTGCCACGAGTGGATCGACGCGGACGAGCTGCGAGACGCCGTCAACGAGGTTCCTTGACGAGACGCGCGATCGTCGGCTTCTCGAATCACCCTAACTGCTCGTCCAGAATCAGTCGCGTCTTCGTGCTGACGACCTCTTCCTGATCGCGAGCCTGCGTGATGAGATCGTTCACCCCGCGCGTGTCCGTGGCGTCGACGACGAGGACGACGTCCTGTTCGCCCGAGACCATCCAGACGAAGTCGACTTCTTCCCACTCTGCCATTCGCTCGGAAATGGCCTTGGTGTCGACGTCGACCGCGACGCTGACCTCGATCATCGCCTTGACATTCCCGGTGCGAGTCGAGATGGTGAAGCGCTCGATGACGTCCTCGTCCATCATGCGCTCGACGCGGTTTCGCACGGTGCCTTCGCTCGTCTCGACCTCGTCTGCGATCTCCGTGTACGGCGTTCGGGCGTCGCGCCGGAGGATATCGAGGATCTGTCGGTCCAGATCGTCCATGGAGGTGCGTGGATACACTCGGGGTGCACTTACCGATTACGAATTTCGTAACTCAGCTTCGAAGACAACACTTATGGCGGTGTGTCCGATACGTAGTTCGTAATGACAGAGGCCTACGTTGCGCTGGAGGGTGGCCGCGTACTCGAGGGACGTGGTCGCGCTCCGGGCACGGCTCGCGGCGAACTGGTTTTCACAACGGCGTACACCGGCTACGAGGAGAGCCTGACCGATCCCTCCTACGAGGAGCAGGTTCTGACCTTCTCGTACCCGTTGATCGGGAACTACGGCGTCCGCGAGGAGCGATTCGAGTCCGACCGCGTCCACCCGCGGGCGGTGCTCGCACGCGAACTCACCGAAGACGTCGCCGAGTGGCTCGAAAGCGAAGACGTGCCGGCGATCGATCACCTCGACACGCGCGAGGTCGTCACCGACATCCGGGACGGCGGCGCTATGAAGTGCGGCATCGCCGTCGGCGAGGACGTCACCGAGGAGGACGCGCTCGCCGAACTCGAGCAGTGCAAGGGCATGAGCGAGCACACCGAGATCGGCGCCCAGGTCAGCGTCGACGAACCCGCCGTCCACGGCGCCGACAACGACGGCGAGACGGTCGCGCTCGTTGACTGCGGCGCGAAGGGCTCGATCGTCGACTCGTTGCTCGCTCGCGACGCGACCGTCCACGTCCTACCCCACGACGCGACCGCGGCCGACGTCGAGGCCGTCGACCCCGACATCCTCTTCATCTCCAACGGTCCCGGCGACCCCGCGAACTACGAGGCGGCGATCGCCCTCGTCGAGGCGTTCGTCGAGGACACGCCCGTCGCCGGCATCTGTCTCGGCCAGCAGATCGTCGCCGAGGCGCTGGGCGGCACCACCGAGAAGATGACCTTCGGCCACCGCGGCGTCAACCAGCCCGTTCTCGACCTCGAATCGGGCCAGGTCGTCATGACCACGCAGAACCACGGCTACACCGTCGCCGATCCCGGCGACCACCTCGAAGTCACCCAGGTCAACGTCAACGACGACACGCCGGAGGGGATCGACGGCATCGAGTACGACGTCATCACCCGCCAGTACCACCCCGAGGCCAACCCCGGCCCCGAGGACACCCTCGACTTCTTCGACGACGTCCTCGCGATGGCCGACTCCCGAGCGACGACGGCCGTTCCCGCCGACGACTAATCTTCTCTGCCTTCTTCTCGTTTCTCACGTTCGAGTAGCGATCGCGACGTTCTCGCGTTGTGATCGGGGGGCGCGATCGGTGCCTGTATGGGCTCAGATCGAACCGCCGACGATCTCTCCGATCCGTCGGTGGTCGAACAACTGCTCGTCGTCCTCCGCGAGCGCCTCGACGCCGTTCCACTCGCCGAAGACGTCCGGATAGAACTGCTTCGCGGCGATTTCGGTCTGGATCAGGTTGATGATCGGTCCCTGGTACGCCGTCCCGCCGCGGTACAGTCGGTCGTTCCGGACTGCCGCGAGTTTGCTGCCGACGGGGTGGTCCCGTAACGCCGCCATCCGATCGTCGAATTCCGCGGCGGTCGCGTGGGAGAACCCGAACGAGAACACGAGGACGTCGGGGTCGACTTCGAGCAGTTGCTCGTAGTCCCACTCCGTGTGCGTGCCGTCGATGTGCTGATCGAACGCGTCCCGGATCCCCAGATCGCGGAGGTGTTTGTGTTCGTTGCCGCCGACGATCGGGTAGGCGTAGAACGAGCCCCCGTCGAAGTCCGAGTTGATCGAGAACAGCCCGATTTCGGGTCGCTCGTTCTCGGGCGGAAGGCCGGTTTCGATCGTCCCGACGAACTCGTCGTGAATCGCCTTGATCGCCCCGTAGCGCGCTCGCTCCTGAAACACGTCGGCGATCTTCTCGAACGCCTCGTACAGCGAGTAGTACGTGTAGTCGTGCCACTCCTCGCCCCGTCGGCGGATCAGATTGCCGAAGATCGGACCGACCGCCGAGTCGATCTCGTCGAAATCGTCGTCGTCCCAGCTATCGTCGAGTCGAGCGATGAAGTTCCGATCGAACAGGTGGACGTCGCAATCCAGTTCGTAGAACGTCTCCTTGTCGATGCCCGAATCGCCCATCAACTGGTCGACGTCGCCGAGATCGACGCCGAGACCCGGGACGGTCTCGTAGAACTGATCGGGCCAGTTCTCCGCGAAGATGAGCGCCTCGAGTCCATCGAGTTGTCCGAGCGCGATGCCCATGTCTCCGTACGTGCTGAAGTACGCCATCCACCGTTCGGGAACGGACTCGAACGTGACCTCCCCCATCGGCTCCATGCTGACGGTGTAGCTCTCGTCCCCCGCGTCCGTGTTCGACTCGTCGCGATCAGATTCGCCCGCTT
It includes:
- a CDS encoding NUDIX hydrolase — translated: MSSQDDELPHRNAAQDVIAVDEDDNELDVVNRLEAHTGDGIRHRAFTSLVFDESDNILLAQRAPGKRLWGSYWDGTVASHPVEGQSQEDATRERLEEELGVTPDQYDDLRLTDRFEYKRYFENAGVEHEVCAVLKLTLSDASLDPDEEEVAGLLWVPYERLHENPEWYRQLRLCPWFEIAMRRDVRSG
- a CDS encoding diacylglycerol/lipid kinase family protein; this translates as MPSDGEDERVLVLNPVSGSEDHADGVIELAADRGFDVRTTAEAGDAKRLAREAAPEADLVGAVGGDGTVNEVVNGVRAADELETTTVAVVPAGTGNNFAANVGIEGVEHGFRVIEDGRRRRIDLGIANDRAFVNSCIGGVTAEASGRTASDRKREYGVLAYVMNTLETVTSFESPRLRVMTVESNGEVNSAWEGKALFVLVGNCRRFSGSRTAQANVEDGRFEVTIVEDASAIDLLREAALDRLFDQEGEAIVRRRTPALTVDSFREAVEYSLDGEMLEAETLTLETVPNALEIAVGADYRPDPDDRALFRAADR
- a CDS encoding PHP domain-containing protein yields the protein MYAIDLHTHTRFFHGHRELGDRFDPIGVRALAWAADRRGLDGFATTNHDYLTRFEPGADVAILPGIEITTDRGHVLVVGPDPPEATKPGALSPAEAVALAHDRDCAAIVAHPFRNSTVRELEDVPFDAIEVNGKHPRSRPLVEKLARRRDLPLVGGSDAHYPFEVGRAYTVVDADRLAPSAIVDAIRDGRVSARVSWTSFDRLLRKGYRTIHRRKKVIDAIETPTPGVGVPPGENEAGGDG
- a CDS encoding ArsR family transcriptional regulator — encoded protein: MIPETADPGREGTAGFDAWRALQKATDKKRADILADVVGHPKGMPSVEELDYMNPPLSDDAIRRHLRTLESVGVVREREFETGNRLRDYPYKFYELTEDARELFDRNGLFPEEAWKRQYQAVEKTARIREIESMPRP
- a CDS encoding Lrp/AsnC family transcriptional regulator gives rise to the protein MDDLDRQILDILRRDARTPYTEIADEVETSEGTVRNRVERMMDEDVIERFTISTRTGNVKAMIEVSVAVDVDTKAISERMAEWEEVDFVWMVSGEQDVVLVVDATDTRGVNDLITQARDQEEVVSTKTRLILDEQLG
- the carA gene encoding glutamine-hydrolyzing carbamoyl-phosphate synthase small subunit, yielding MTEAYVALEGGRVLEGRGRAPGTARGELVFTTAYTGYEESLTDPSYEEQVLTFSYPLIGNYGVREERFESDRVHPRAVLARELTEDVAEWLESEDVPAIDHLDTREVVTDIRDGGAMKCGIAVGEDVTEEDALAELEQCKGMSEHTEIGAQVSVDEPAVHGADNDGETVALVDCGAKGSIVDSLLARDATVHVLPHDATAADVEAVDPDILFISNGPGDPANYEAAIALVEAFVEDTPVAGICLGQQIVAEALGGTTEKMTFGHRGVNQPVLDLESGQVVMTTQNHGYTVADPGDHLEVTQVNVNDDTPEGIDGIEYDVITRQYHPEANPGPEDTLDFFDDVLAMADSRATTAVPADD
- a CDS encoding ABC transporter substrate-binding protein, producing MRNEIDARTRREIVAGGAAVGGALVAGCVSGTEQAGESDRDESNTDAGDESYTVSMEPMGEVTFESVPERWMAYFSTYGDMGIALGQLDGLEALIFAENWPDQFYETVPGLGVDLGDVDQLMGDSGIDKETFYELDCDVHLFDRNFIARLDDSWDDDDFDEIDSAVGPIFGNLIRRRGEEWHDYTYYSLYEAFEKIADVFQERARYGAIKAIHDEFVGTIETGLPPENERPEIGLFSINSDFDGGSFYAYPIVGGNEHKHLRDLGIRDAFDQHIDGTHTEWDYEQLLEVDPDVLVFSFGFSHATAAEFDDRMAALRDHPVGSKLAAVRNDRLYRGGTAYQGPIINLIQTEIAAKQFYPDVFGEWNGVEALAEDDEQLFDHRRIGEIVGGSI